One part of the Paenibacillus sp. genome encodes these proteins:
- the rph gene encoding ribonuclease PH, whose product MRNDGRQWDEFRPTTITTGVNKYAEGSVLIEVGATKVICTATIDERVPPFMKGQGRGWVTAEYSMLPRATQVRNQRESAKGKLSGRTMEIQRLIGRALRSVVDLHALGERTITLDCDVIQADGGTRTTSITGSFVALGLAIEKLRAAGMLPDARKYPLRDFLASLSVGVVNGNVLLDLNYEEDSKAIVDMNVVMTGDGKLVEVQGTGEEAPFTRAELNGMLDVAEQGIRRMQALQSEALGEAASERIREASAAHA is encoded by the coding sequence ATGCGGAACGACGGAAGACAATGGGATGAGTTTCGCCCGACGACGATTACGACGGGCGTCAATAAATATGCGGAAGGCTCGGTGCTGATCGAGGTCGGCGCCACGAAAGTCATTTGCACGGCGACGATCGACGAGCGGGTGCCGCCCTTCATGAAGGGGCAGGGCCGCGGCTGGGTGACGGCCGAGTATTCGATGCTGCCTCGCGCGACGCAGGTGCGCAATCAGCGCGAGTCGGCGAAAGGGAAGCTGTCCGGCCGAACGATGGAAATCCAGCGGCTCATCGGCCGCGCGCTCCGATCGGTCGTCGATCTGCATGCGCTCGGCGAACGGACGATCACGCTCGATTGCGACGTGATCCAAGCGGACGGCGGAACGCGGACGACGTCGATCACCGGCTCGTTCGTGGCGCTCGGCCTCGCGATCGAGAAGCTGCGCGCGGCGGGCATGCTGCCGGACGCTCGGAAATACCCGCTGCGGGACTTCCTGGCGTCGCTCAGCGTCGGCGTCGTTAACGGCAACGTGCTGCTCGACCTTAACTACGAGGAAGACAGCAAGGCGATCGTCGATATGAACGTCGTCATGACGGGGGACGGCAAGCTCGTCGAGGTGCAGGGCACGGGCGAGGAGGCGCCGTTCACGCGAGCGGAGCTGAACGGCATGCTCGACGTCGCGGAGCAGGGCATCCGCCGGATGCAGGCGCTGCAGAGCGAGGCGCTCGGCGAGGCGGCGTCGGAGCGCATTCGGGAGGCGAGCGCGGCTCATGCTTAA
- a CDS encoding GerMN domain-containing protein: MNRNKKVGWISIIASVGILSGCSLSSSTGSTPIDPPQDLTGEAGGEAVAASAEASTSFNATLYVRDGDGYIAPLSVKLPYDTPDVAKRTLQYMVKGGPGEDLLPEGFSAVLPEGTEVISLDIDTTTKTATIDFNEAFATYDEADERQILEAVTWAMTSYPSVEHVQLWIEGKALKEMPVAKTPLDAPLSRKFGINVERASGVDYTRATPVTLYFLNQTADSFTYYVPVTRLIEWTDDVPGATVAELVKGPLETSKLDAVFLPTAEEPETVVDSTGDRITVDLDAALAGSGEKLPAEGLQAIVLSLTDTTPAKDVQITMEGAAQVLGTDDKDYGSAPVSRPKALNPLEM, from the coding sequence ATGAATCGAAATAAAAAAGTTGGCTGGATCAGCATCATTGCTTCCGTCGGTATATTATCGGGCTGCTCGCTTTCCTCGTCCACCGGATCGACGCCGATCGATCCGCCGCAGGACTTGACCGGCGAGGCGGGAGGGGAGGCGGTCGCGGCATCGGCGGAAGCGTCGACGTCGTTCAACGCGACGCTGTACGTGCGTGACGGGGACGGCTACATCGCGCCGCTCAGTGTCAAGCTGCCGTACGACACGCCGGACGTCGCGAAGCGGACCTTGCAATATATGGTGAAGGGCGGCCCGGGCGAAGATTTGCTGCCGGAAGGGTTCTCGGCGGTGCTGCCGGAGGGAACCGAGGTCATTTCGCTCGATATCGATACGACGACGAAGACGGCGACGATCGACTTCAACGAAGCGTTCGCGACGTACGACGAAGCCGACGAGCGGCAAATTCTCGAGGCGGTCACGTGGGCGATGACGAGCTACCCGTCCGTCGAACACGTGCAGCTGTGGATCGAAGGGAAGGCGCTCAAGGAAATGCCGGTGGCGAAGACGCCGCTCGACGCGCCGCTGTCGCGCAAGTTCGGCATCAACGTGGAGCGCGCGTCCGGCGTCGATTATACGCGGGCGACGCCGGTGACGCTGTATTTCCTTAACCAAACGGCGGACAGCTTCACGTACTACGTGCCGGTGACGCGCCTTATCGAGTGGACGGACGACGTTCCGGGCGCGACGGTGGCCGAGCTCGTGAAAGGCCCGCTCGAGACGAGCAAGCTGGACGCGGTGTTCCTGCCGACGGCGGAGGAGCCGGAGACGGTCGTCGATTCGACGGGCGACCGGATCACGGTCGATCTCGACGCGGCGCTCGCCGGCTCCGGCGAGAAGCTGCCGGCGGAAGGGCTGCAGGCGATCGTCCTGTCGCTGACGGACACGACGCCGGCGAAGGACGTGCAAATTACGATGGAAGGCGCGGCGCAGGTGCTCGGCACGGACGACAAAGACTACGGCTCGGCGCCGGTCAGCCGGCCGAAAGCGCTGAACCCGCTGGAAATGTAA
- the asnB gene encoding asparagine synthase (glutamine-hydrolyzing), with the protein MCGITGWVDWNKTLTNYSAALENMTETMGARGPDASGTWLSGHCALGHRRLSIIDPANGAQPMYRKYGGHTFTIVYNGELYNTMELRRELEARGHTFRTNCDTEVLLVSYIEWGRAAVDRLNGIFAFAVWSERDQSLFLCRDRVGVKPLFYAHANGSFLFGSEPKAILANPAFQPEIGPEGLAEIFAVGPARTPGHGVFRDMHELKPGHFLVYDRNGLRTQCYWKVEAREHEDDLETTASKVGELLKDTVERQLVSDVPVCTLLSGGLDSSALTSFAAEYYNKNALGRIHTYSIDYVDNDKHFKSTAFTPNPDRPWIEKMRDYLGTEHHFIEFDTPELVKTLEDVVYARDLPGMADVDASLLLFCREIKKGATVAISGEAADEIFGGYPWFHREDALNANTFPWSRFTHVRAELLKPELVEWIRPIEYVEDRYAEALAEVPRLPHEKEGRLGRMREMSYLNITRFMPTLLDRKDRMSMAAGLEVRVPFCDHRLIEYVFNIPWEMKMTGGREKGILRKALEGYLPDEVLYRKKSPYPKTHNPNYMKAVREWVESILDDASSPILRFVDANKIRQMAKGETDQFDIPWFGQLMTGPQMFAYLAQVNTWLKRYNVTVK; encoded by the coding sequence ATGTGTGGAATCACCGGATGGGTCGACTGGAATAAAACGTTGACGAACTATTCGGCGGCGCTCGAAAACATGACGGAAACGATGGGCGCCCGCGGCCCGGACGCTTCCGGCACGTGGCTTTCGGGGCATTGCGCGCTCGGCCACCGGCGGCTAAGCATTATCGATCCGGCCAACGGGGCGCAGCCGATGTACCGCAAGTACGGCGGACATACGTTCACGATCGTATATAACGGCGAGCTGTACAATACGATGGAACTGCGCAGGGAGCTGGAAGCGAGAGGGCATACGTTCCGCACGAACTGCGACACGGAAGTGCTGCTCGTCTCCTACATCGAATGGGGACGCGCGGCCGTCGACCGGCTGAACGGCATTTTCGCCTTCGCGGTGTGGAGCGAACGCGATCAAAGCTTGTTCCTCTGCCGCGACCGCGTCGGCGTCAAGCCGCTGTTCTACGCTCACGCGAACGGCTCGTTCTTGTTCGGCTCGGAGCCGAAAGCCATATTGGCGAACCCGGCCTTCCAACCGGAGATCGGACCGGAAGGGCTCGCCGAAATTTTCGCGGTCGGTCCCGCGCGGACGCCCGGACACGGCGTGTTCCGGGATATGCACGAGCTCAAACCCGGCCATTTCCTCGTCTACGACCGCAACGGCCTGCGCACGCAGTGTTATTGGAAAGTGGAAGCCCGCGAGCACGAAGACGATCTCGAAACGACGGCGAGCAAAGTCGGCGAGCTGCTGAAAGACACGGTCGAGCGCCAGCTCGTGTCCGACGTTCCGGTCTGCACCCTGCTCTCCGGAGGCCTCGACTCCAGCGCGCTGACGTCCTTCGCCGCGGAATACTACAATAAGAACGCGCTCGGCCGCATTCATACGTACTCGATCGACTACGTCGACAACGACAAGCATTTTAAATCGACGGCGTTCACGCCGAATCCGGACCGCCCATGGATCGAAAAAATGCGGGATTACCTCGGCACGGAGCATCATTTCATCGAATTCGATACGCCGGAGCTCGTCAAGACGCTCGAAGACGTCGTCTACGCGCGCGATTTGCCCGGCATGGCCGACGTCGACGCCTCGCTGCTGCTGTTTTGCCGAGAAATCAAAAAAGGCGCCACCGTCGCCATTTCCGGCGAGGCGGCGGACGAAATTTTCGGGGGGTATCCGTGGTTCCACCGCGAGGACGCCCTGAACGCGAACACGTTCCCGTGGTCCCGCTTTACGCATGTTCGGGCGGAACTGCTGAAGCCGGAGCTCGTCGAATGGATCCGGCCGATCGAATACGTCGAGGATCGGTATGCGGAAGCGCTCGCGGAGGTGCCGCGTCTGCCGCACGAGAAGGAAGGCCGGCTCGGCCGCATGCGCGAGATGTCGTACCTCAACATCACGCGGTTCATGCCGACGCTGCTCGACCGCAAAGACCGCATGAGCATGGCGGCGGGGCTCGAGGTGCGCGTGCCGTTCTGCGACCACCGGTTGATCGAGTATGTGTTCAACATTCCGTGGGAGATGAAGATGACGGGCGGACGCGAAAAAGGCATCCTTCGCAAAGCGCTCGAAGGCTATCTCCCGGACGAAGTGCTGTACCGGAAAAAAAGCCCGTACCCGAAGACGCACAACCCGAATTACATGAAGGCGGTGCGCGAGTGGGTCGAATCGATTTTGGACGATGCCTCCTCGCCGATCCTGCGCTTCGTGGACGCGAACAAAATTCGGCAAATGGCTAAAGGCGAGACCGACCAGTTCGACATCCCCTGGTTCGGTCAGCTCATGACCGGGCCGCAAATGTTCGCGTACCTCGCGCAAGTAAACACGTGGTTGAAGCGGTACAACGTTACCGTAAAATAA
- a CDS encoding MBL fold metallo-hydrolase, translated as MERYIDRGDGIWQVKVPLPFPLLWVNAYVVKGERGVVDIVDPGLRTPEAETVWREAANAVGFRWEDVRSIVLTHHHPDHYGLAGWMQELTGAPVRLSAVAREQADTLWGPASAERTAAETLALFERHGYPAEGREAMRGHLAGFVPMVSPAPARTETVRYGDAVALGDRSYAALHTPGHAAGHLSLWDEATGRLFCGDHVLPGITPNVSLLPFGDADPLGTYMASLEEAAELPVVQAFPGHREPFGHYEARVRAIRSHHDERLARMESLLAEPMTGYALCRTLFGEKLSVHQLRFALAETLAHLAYLERRGRIVVVEEEPAVRYAAAGGR; from the coding sequence ATGGAGAGATACATCGACCGCGGGGACGGCATATGGCAGGTGAAGGTGCCGCTGCCGTTTCCGTTGTTGTGGGTGAATGCGTATGTCGTGAAAGGGGAGCGCGGCGTCGTCGACATCGTCGATCCGGGACTGCGCACGCCGGAGGCGGAAACGGTTTGGCGGGAGGCGGCGAACGCGGTCGGCTTCCGATGGGAGGATGTCCGTTCGATCGTGCTGACGCATCATCATCCCGACCACTACGGCCTTGCGGGATGGATGCAGGAGCTTACCGGCGCGCCGGTGCGGCTGTCGGCCGTCGCCAGAGAGCAGGCGGATACGCTGTGGGGACCCGCGAGCGCGGAGCGCACGGCGGCGGAGACGCTGGCGCTGTTCGAGCGGCACGGCTACCCCGCCGAGGGGCGGGAGGCGATGCGCGGGCATTTGGCCGGCTTCGTGCCGATGGTGTCTCCGGCGCCGGCGCGCACGGAGACGGTTCGATACGGCGACGCCGTCGCGCTCGGCGACCGGAGCTACGCCGCGCTGCATACGCCCGGCCACGCGGCGGGACATCTCAGCTTATGGGACGAAGCGACCGGACGGCTGTTTTGCGGCGACCACGTGCTGCCGGGCATTACGCCGAACGTGTCGCTGCTGCCGTTCGGCGATGCCGATCCGCTCGGGACGTACATGGCGTCGCTCGAGGAAGCGGCGGAGCTGCCGGTCGTTCAGGCGTTCCCGGGCCATCGCGAGCCGTTCGGGCATTACGAAGCGCGCGTCCGCGCCATCCGCTCGCACCACGACGAGCGGCTCGCCCGGATGGAGTCGCTGCTCGCGGAGCCGATGACGGGGTACGCGCTGTGCCGGACTCTGTTCGGCGAGAAGCTGTCCGTGCATCAGCTTCGGTTCGCGCTGGCGGAGACGCTGGCGCATCTCGCGTATTTGGAGCGGCGCGGGCGCATCGTCGTCGTCGAAGAGGAACCAGCCGTCCGCTACGCGGCAGCGGGCGGGAGGTAG
- a CDS encoding serine protease gives MTERHDGGGEKRRHLTLVSGGKAKNHLTLVDGDKKHSAQDRDGEARNRSNESERRQAERPEQQPDSTEGAGESERRASAPALTEYEDREHGREFTDEELAELFKAADEEGEPPPPFFRSSRFRKIMAGVLALMLCAQVLAVLPQMFSLAAVRFLATSARLSQSEVVQEYKQSVVVIRSGASKGTGFVVSEDGLIVTNRHVVDGGAPSVHFADGRVFRGTIRSVDDDVDLAVVDIDADGLPSLTLAEAYDGAEDVPVYVIGNPLFFNGIANEGVTWGLLSERSPPLMAIEAPIYKGNSGSPVLTKDGQVIGVVFATSTLERDGKKHRIGLAVPVDWVHRHLTEAD, from the coding sequence ATGACGGAACGGCACGACGGGGGCGGCGAGAAAAGAAGGCATTTGACGCTGGTCAGCGGCGGCAAAGCGAAAAATCATTTGACGTTGGTCGACGGCGACAAGAAGCATTCGGCGCAGGACCGGGACGGCGAGGCGCGGAATCGGTCGAATGAGTCGGAGCGGCGGCAGGCGGAACGGCCGGAGCAGCAGCCGGATTCGACGGAGGGCGCCGGAGAGAGCGAGCGGCGCGCTTCGGCGCCGGCGCTGACCGAGTACGAGGATCGCGAGCACGGGAGAGAGTTCACGGACGAGGAGCTGGCCGAGCTGTTCAAAGCGGCGGACGAGGAAGGCGAACCGCCGCCGCCGTTTTTCCGCTCGTCGCGGTTTCGCAAAATCATGGCCGGCGTCCTCGCGCTCATGCTGTGCGCGCAGGTGCTGGCGGTGCTGCCCCAAATGTTCTCGCTGGCGGCGGTCCGGTTCCTCGCGACGTCCGCCAGGCTGTCGCAGTCGGAGGTCGTGCAGGAGTACAAGCAATCGGTCGTCGTGATCCGTTCGGGCGCCTCGAAGGGGACGGGCTTCGTCGTTTCGGAGGACGGGCTCATCGTCACGAACCGGCACGTCGTCGACGGCGGCGCGCCGAGCGTGCATTTCGCGGACGGGCGCGTGTTCCGGGGGACGATTCGATCGGTCGACGACGATGTCGATCTCGCCGTCGTCGACATCGACGCGGACGGCTTGCCGTCGCTGACGCTGGCGGAGGCGTACGACGGCGCCGAGGACGTGCCGGTGTACGTGATCGGCAACCCGCTGTTTTTCAACGGCATCGCGAACGAGGGCGTCACTTGGGGGCTGCTGTCGGAGCGAAGCCCGCCGCTGATGGCGATCGAGGCCCCGATTTACAAAGGGAACAGCGGCAGCCCGGTGCTGACGAAGGACGGGCAAGTGATCGGCGTCGTCTTCGCTACCAGCACGCTGGAGCGCGACGGCAAGAAGCATCGCATCGGCCTCGCCGTGCCCGTCGATTGGGTGCATCGGCATTTGACCGAAGCGGACTGA
- a CDS encoding phosphatidylglycerophosphatase A, protein MKYSLDSAKVAAATKEWLEKRNVRTEEIAELVLFLQGEYIPGLTLDDCKESVERVLEKREVQNAVLTGIQLDMLCERGQLFEPLQDMVKYDEGLYGVDEIVALSIVNIYGSIGLTNFGYIDKLKPGVLKRLNDKNDGFIHTFLDDIVGAIAAAASSRIAHTRTAVLPVPEEPEPAR, encoded by the coding sequence ATGAAATACAGCTTGGATAGCGCGAAGGTAGCCGCCGCGACGAAGGAATGGCTCGAAAAGCGGAACGTGCGGACGGAGGAAATCGCGGAGCTTGTCTTGTTTTTGCAAGGGGAGTATATCCCGGGGCTGACGCTGGACGACTGCAAGGAAAGCGTGGAGCGCGTGCTGGAGAAGCGCGAGGTGCAAAACGCGGTGCTGACGGGGATTCAGCTCGACATGCTGTGCGAGCGCGGACAACTGTTCGAACCGCTGCAGGACATGGTCAAATACGATGAGGGCTTGTACGGAGTAGACGAAATCGTGGCGCTGTCGATCGTGAACATCTACGGCTCGATCGGGCTGACGAATTTCGGCTATATCGACAAATTAAAGCCGGGCGTGCTGAAGCGGCTCAACGACAAAAACGACGGCTTCATCCACACGTTCCTGGACGATATCGTCGGCGCGATCGCCGCCGCGGCGTCGAGCCGCATCGCGCATACGCGCACGGCGGTGCTGCCCGTGCCGGAAGAGCCGGAGCCGGCGCGATAA
- a CDS encoding XTP/dITP diphosphatase — MLKSIVIATRNKGKAAEFRDMLSPLGIEVLSLLDLPEGAAPDVVEDGETFAANAEKKARAAAEALGRPALADDSGLCVDELDGAPGVYSARYAGEPSDDARNNEKLLRELAAIGAEHTTADGVAALSPARFVCALALYIPEQGRTIPAEGAVEGAIVPEPRGTGGFGYDPLFYVPGLGKTFGEAAPEEKHRVSHRGKALLELAEKLKHEFGGRL, encoded by the coding sequence ATGCTTAAGTCGATCGTCATCGCGACGCGGAACAAGGGGAAAGCCGCCGAGTTCCGCGACATGCTGTCGCCGCTCGGCATCGAGGTGCTGTCGCTGCTCGATTTGCCGGAGGGGGCCGCGCCCGACGTCGTCGAAGACGGCGAGACGTTCGCGGCGAACGCCGAGAAGAAGGCGCGCGCCGCGGCGGAGGCGCTCGGCCGTCCCGCGCTCGCGGACGACTCGGGCTTATGCGTAGACGAGCTGGACGGGGCGCCGGGCGTGTACTCGGCCCGCTACGCCGGCGAGCCGTCCGACGACGCGCGCAACAACGAGAAGCTGCTCCGCGAACTTGCCGCCATCGGGGCGGAGCATACGACGGCGGACGGCGTCGCGGCGCTCAGCCCGGCGCGGTTCGTCTGCGCGCTCGCGCTGTACATCCCGGAGCAAGGCCGCACGATTCCAGCGGAGGGCGCCGTCGAAGGCGCGATCGTGCCGGAGCCGCGCGGAACCGGCGGCTTCGGGTACGATCCGCTGTTCTACGTGCCCGGCCTTGGGAAAACGTTCGGCGAAGCGGCGCCGGAGGAGAAGCATCGGGTCAGCCACCGCGGGAAAGCGCTGCTGGAGCTCGCCGAGAAGCTGAAACACGAATTCGGCGGCCGATTGTAA
- the tig gene encoding trigger factor — protein MKASWEKLESNVGVLTIEVEAEHVNEALDKAFKKVSSKVNVPGFRKGKVPRQIFEAKFGVESLYQEAIDILLPEAYTYALQETGIEPIDRPEVDIESFAKNQPMKLTAKVQVKPEVTLGEYKGLEVEGKSTEVTDEEIGEELKRLQQRHAEIVPVEDGEAQMGDIAVIDFEGFVDGEAFEGGKGEKHSLELGSNSFIPGFEEGVVGMKKGEEKDVEVTFPEDYHAENLKGKAATFKVKLQELKRKNLPELDDEFAKDVSEFETLEEFKKDLESKLKARKEREFRIHQEQSVIDQASANATVDVPAVMVETELNNMVKEFESRLRAQGMTLQMYFQFTNQSESALKEQMQPDAEKRVRNNLVLEAIAKAEGLEASDEDLEKELQTMADTYQRPVEEIRSILTANGRLEDIQSELSMKRAVDFLVEHSKVK, from the coding sequence ATGAAGGCGAGTTGGGAAAAGCTAGAGAGCAACGTTGGGGTGCTTACGATCGAGGTCGAAGCGGAGCACGTGAACGAAGCCCTGGATAAAGCGTTCAAGAAAGTATCGAGCAAGGTCAATGTTCCAGGCTTCCGCAAGGGCAAAGTGCCGCGCCAAATTTTCGAAGCGAAGTTCGGCGTCGAAAGCCTGTATCAAGAAGCGATTGATATTCTCTTGCCGGAAGCGTATACATACGCACTCCAAGAAACGGGCATCGAACCGATCGATCGTCCGGAAGTGGACATCGAGAGCTTCGCGAAGAACCAGCCGATGAAGCTGACGGCGAAGGTGCAAGTGAAGCCGGAAGTGACGCTCGGCGAATACAAAGGCCTTGAAGTCGAAGGCAAGAGCACGGAAGTGACGGACGAAGAGATCGGCGAGGAGCTGAAGCGTCTGCAGCAGCGCCACGCGGAAATCGTGCCGGTCGAAGACGGCGAAGCGCAAATGGGCGACATCGCGGTCATCGATTTCGAAGGCTTCGTCGACGGCGAGGCGTTCGAAGGCGGCAAAGGCGAGAAGCATTCGCTCGAGCTCGGCTCGAACAGCTTCATCCCGGGCTTCGAAGAAGGCGTCGTAGGCATGAAGAAGGGCGAGGAGAAGGACGTCGAAGTGACGTTCCCCGAGGACTACCATGCCGAAAACCTGAAAGGCAAAGCGGCGACGTTCAAGGTGAAACTCCAAGAGCTGAAGCGCAAAAACTTGCCTGAGCTCGACGACGAATTCGCGAAGGACGTTTCCGAATTCGAAACGCTCGAAGAGTTCAAGAAAGATCTTGAAAGCAAGCTGAAAGCGCGCAAAGAGCGCGAATTCCGCATCCATCAAGAGCAATCCGTCATCGATCAAGCGTCCGCGAACGCCACGGTAGACGTTCCGGCAGTCATGGTCGAGACGGAACTGAATAATATGGTAAAAGAGTTCGAATCCCGTCTCCGGGCGCAAGGCATGACGCTTCAAATGTATTTCCAATTCACGAACCAGAGCGAATCCGCGCTGAAAGAGCAAATGCAGCCGGACGCCGAGAAGCGCGTGCGCAACAACCTCGTGCTCGAGGCGATCGCGAAGGCCGAAGGGCTCGAAGCGTCGGACGAAGATCTGGAGAAGGAACTCCAAACGATGGCGGACACGTACCAGCGTCCGGTCGAAGAAATCCGCAGCATCCTGACGGCGAACGGACGACTAGAAGACATCCAGAGCGAGCTGTCCATGAAACGGGCGGTAGACTTCCTGGTGGAACACAGCAAGGTGAAGTAA
- the clpP gene encoding ATP-dependent Clp endopeptidase proteolytic subunit ClpP translates to MNLVPIVVEQTNRGERSYDIYSRLLKDRIIFLGSGIDDDVANLVIAQLLFLAAEDPEKDIHLYINSPGGSVTAGMGIYDTMQYIKPDVSTICVGMAASMGSILLTAGAKGKRYALPNSEVMIHQPLGGVRGQATDIKIHADWIIKTKQKLNQIYVTHTGQPYEKIERDTDRDFFMSAEEALAYGLIDKVITPGDLK, encoded by the coding sequence ATGAATCTAGTCCCGATTGTGGTGGAACAAACAAACCGCGGCGAGCGTTCGTACGATATTTACTCGCGATTGTTGAAAGACCGCATTATCTTCCTCGGAAGCGGCATCGATGACGATGTGGCCAATCTCGTCATCGCGCAATTGCTTTTCCTTGCGGCGGAAGACCCGGAGAAGGACATTCACCTCTATATAAATTCTCCCGGCGGTTCGGTCACGGCCGGGATGGGCATCTACGATACGATGCAATATATTAAGCCCGACGTGTCGACGATTTGCGTCGGCATGGCGGCGAGCATGGGCTCCATCCTGCTCACGGCCGGCGCGAAAGGCAAGCGGTACGCGCTGCCGAACAGCGAGGTCATGATCCATCAGCCGCTCGGCGGCGTCAGAGGCCAGGCGACGGACATCAAAATCCATGCGGACTGGATCATCAAGACGAAGCAGAAGCTGAACCAAATTTACGTGACGCATACGGGCCAGCCGTACGAGAAAATCGAGCGCGACACGGATCGGGATTTCTTCATGAGCGCGGAAGAAGCACTCGCTTACGGGCTCATCGACAAGGTGATCACGCCGGGCGATCTGAAATAA
- a CDS encoding EamA family transporter, which translates to MALWLIYALLSALTAALVAVLGKIGLEDVDSTAATAVRAAIMAIFLIGFAAFQGKLSLAVGIVGQRRALAFIALSGAAGAASWLFYFLALKYGSVSQVAPIDKLSVVAAVVLAAAFLGEKISWTTGAGVALIAAGAVLVALK; encoded by the coding sequence ATGGCGCTATGGCTTATTTACGCGCTGTTGTCCGCCTTGACGGCGGCGCTTGTGGCGGTGCTGGGGAAAATCGGGCTGGAGGACGTCGATTCGACTGCGGCGACGGCCGTCCGCGCGGCGATCATGGCGATTTTCCTGATCGGCTTCGCGGCGTTCCAAGGGAAGCTGTCGCTCGCCGTCGGCATCGTCGGCCAGCGCCGGGCGCTGGCGTTCATCGCCTTGAGCGGAGCCGCGGGCGCGGCGTCGTGGCTGTTTTATTTTCTGGCGCTGAAATACGGCAGCGTGTCGCAGGTCGCCCCGATCGACAAATTGAGCGTCGTCGCCGCCGTCGTGCTCGCCGCCGCGTTCTTGGGCGAAAAAATATCGTGGACGACCGGCGCCGGCGTCGCGCTGATCGCGGCCGGCGCCGTCCTTGTCGCCCTCAAATGA